The Zerene cesonia ecotype Mississippi chromosome 4, Zerene_cesonia_1.1, whole genome shotgun sequence sequence cgtaaaacttaaaaatagtGAGTCTTACCTTGTTTTGTTAAAGTtgctttcatttttttttgtatattgtttcAGGTTTCAAGATAGCCTTGATACAGATGTCAGTTGGTCctgacaaaacaaaaaatgtagcTAAAGCAGTCACCGAGATTCACAAAGCAAAAGAGTGCGGCGCACACATAGTTGCTCTCCCAGAATGTTTCAACTCCCCATATGGAACAAGTATGTGATATATGTTTATTCGCTTATATTCCttaaattataagtttgtCAGTTTGCAAAGGGACGCCATATTCATGATGTGACCGTAAAGAAATATGCAGTGCATCTGAACTGCAATAGTATTAGTGATTAAATAGtgcttaattataattgatcaAAATGTGTTTCAATTTAATGAACACTGACGCACACCTTGACCTTGTTGGAAAAGCAAAAAACTTCAGAGGTGTCAAGGGACTACCAGGTGGAATAAAGTTCATTTTGATTGATTCCATGATTTTGAAGAAGGCACTGTTCAATGTGAAACAGAAAgacgaaacaaaaataactggCTTGCTTTCTATGAGAGAAAGAGACAGATAGAGAAACACGCGCACGCCGCACAGCTTTCAGCTATAGCAGCTGTTAATTTGGTCCTTCCAGCCCACTTTCGCAACGCGCGTTGAAAAATctggattttttttcttatactttgttttttttttttttttttttcacagaaTACTTCGACGAATACGCCGAGGAAGTACCGTCCGGCGTGACATGCCGCGCGCTGTCCCGCGCCGCGGCGGAGGCCGGCGTGTGCGTAGTCGGCGGCACGGTTCCCGAGCGGTGCGGGGACAAACTCTACAACACGTGCACGGTGTGGGACGGGACGGGCAAGTTGCTGGCCCAGCATAGGAAGGTGAGAACcaggtttattttatatttggtgCTGGTGGCTGATGATAAAAGATCACCatcgcctatgaacatttgcataGTAGGAGCGTTcgcttcttatagaagcacttttgattCATCATATACGTTCAATATTTACAACCGGTTCAGAAAGCAGtgtctacagagaagagctagcaagaaactctgtagttacttctttaaattttttctaatatgtTGTATGTGTAACATTTGATGGGGATACCTTCAAGAAAAGGGCATATCATTGTCTCaaaggccggcaacacacTCGCGATGCCCCTAACATCTCAAGTGCTTATGGGCGACGGACGTCATTTTGCATCAGGTGACCCGCTTGCTCGTTTGCCTGCTAggcgataaaataaaaaaaaaagaaatctatAGAGCTTTTCTGtgtaagttaaaattaaattaatgttgtatGAAGATTTGTCGTAAAGAGAGTCAAATAGGATATATTGAaacataagtataataaagctgaagagtttctttGGTTGGTTTGGTTTGGTTTGGGTCAAATTCGAATCTCATCTTTGTATATACATTTGTCCACAGATGCATTTATTCGACATAGATATTCCAAATAAGATAACATTCAAGGAATCCGAAGTTCTCAGTCCTGGAAATCAGTTAACGACCTTTGAGTATAACGGAGTGAAGATAGGAATCGGCATCTGCTATGATCTTAGGTTCCCAGAGATGGCTCATCTAATGTCTAAACAGGGTAATTGTTTCTTATTGTGATTATTTTGAGGAAAAAGTAaccattaaaacaaattttatacggTTATAATGCAAAatgctattaatatttaaatgcgaaagtttgtaaggatgtgtgtgtttgttgctctttcacacaaaaactacagaaccggttgcaatgaaatttggtatgtagacagctggacaactggaataacatatgggcaactttttattccgatattcctacggaatacggacttacgcgggtgaaactgcagggcgcagctagtatttcatagATGTGATAAACGTGATCTGGCCCGGGTGttgctagttatatatattttcaaccgactccAATAAAAGGTATCACTTCGgctgcatattttttatcttttatgcCTCAGAATATTCGACTTGGTATTCCAATTTtgacgattcttttttttttctattgaaaaCCTTCCATTCTgtcccattaaaatttgttcttATTCTGACAATTAGAAGGTGGtttggttatttttttgtcaaagaaaaattgttataattaatgataaatatactttgttaataatatacaatccACCAGGCTGTTCAATGTTAATATACCCGGGCGCGTTCAACACGACAACGGGGCCCAAGCACTGGGAATTGCTAGCAAGGTCGCGGGCGACGGACCAGCAGCTGTGGGTCGCGCTCGTGAGCCCCGCCCGGGACACGACCGCGGGGTACGTGGCCTGGGGGCACTCGCTGCTCGTGGACCCGTGGGGCAGCGTGCTGGGGGCACTGGATGAGACGGAGGGGACATTGGTGCACGATGTCGGTGAGTAGctccggctcgaaggaccttTAGTTTGTTGCTTTGTATATGCAATTTTCACCAAGACCaagataaattgtttgtttgagtgGATCCGGCTCGAAGGATCGAAcacgaattaataaattatgttgcaTCTTTAAAACAGATGAaccgaaaatttattttattctgattGAAAGGTGAATTAATCGGCGTAGTGTTTTCAGCTATGATTGATTAAAATCGTTCAAgcttacaaatgaaatatttttgcagATTAGATATTCTTTCACAACTCCCTCAATATGGGTATAAAGTAAAAGGGCTCGACTAGTTGAATACTTAACACTATGACAAAATTCAAATCCAACATGgggttttttaaactaaaatttacatgtttttttctcAGATTTAACTGTAGTCGAAGAGGTGAGGAGCCAAATCCCAATCAGAGTTCAACGGAGGACAGATCTCTATGACACCATACAAAAGTGTTAAATCCAAAGCCTTATAACTTGtctcaattaattatagaatcgAAAGTGCGAGCGAGAGAGCAAGCCATTAAAAACCATCGCGTGAAAGAGATGCACTTAGtgattattatctatttgcATAGATTATACcagatgtatattttgttattctttatacatatttttagtgGTCGGGatacttatatatagaaatcccattataaatatacaagaaaagcaataattgttgttatttgtaagatatttttataaataaaaatatcatgtttgttgtattttttatcaatttctaaattaacacGATCTGTCTGCTACATTTCCACATTTGAACACTTTTCGTCACATTCCAGATATGGATTTCTCTAAATATCGAATATagaatcattttataaacgtatagtttaaattttttttattggtttgttaatgaataaattttattgcccTCCCGAGGCCTCCTCTCATAAGACGGGTATGTGTCTCTGCTGCGGAAACACATGTGGTGTGATGATGAAGGACTATAGGGACTTAACTCACTCAGTCTGAATACACAGAGATTTATATTTCGCTTGTATTATATccatttttaaacgtttaaaatccgttacaaATTTGAATCCACAAATTCCTTCACAGTTCATCAGATACAGGAtaggaaagaaaaaacatcaaCTTCATACTAGGTATATATtgaagttataaataacatttaataaaaaattcaatctcATGCTATTTAAAGTTTGCTTTTATTCATCATAtcttttgaatgtttttcaaatagaTGTAAAACATCATTACCGCAACCCCAGAAGAGTGTAAAACCACTGCCACCTGTAAACAAAAGTAAAGTAAAGATTCGTCGTTTTCTATGTCGTTTATGTCAAATAAGAAAAGTTGTCGACGGGCGTGATATTCAGTGATCACATTTCATCAACAAATTGTTGCTATTAGCAGTGAATGTGTTAGGTTTTCGCCTTACCGTGGCCGTAATTGTGAATGTACAGTTTGCCATTAATTTCTTCAGCCTCTAAACGTATTTCATCCCTGCCTGGTCGCAAGCCAACaaagtatttcaatattttcgcATTCTGTAACAAAGAAAACTATTATCGAACggaattatgaaaaatttaccTTAATTAAGTGAAATGGGGATGctaatatattagttttaaataaataaaattgagattgtataaatgtatatgcatacataaattatactcCATAGGTTTTAAAAACGAAATCGTTTAGAATAATTCGCTGATtcaatgattatattaatccaaatgtaagaatgtatgcatacaaacaaatttaccTGAAGAGATGGCAGCACTGTCTGGCAACCTCCTAAAATGAAATCTGTATCGTCCTGATTAacatttgtattgaaatttccCTTTTGTCCGGTGCCGCCCAACACGCAAAATGAATCgctaaaaaataatcatttttaacaaaaaatcgaAATCACCTTCAAATTGGCAGAACTAgaccatatttaatatactaagGTATAGGTACGTACTttggtataatataatgtccTGAATCTTTGTCCATTATTGTTTGAAAGTTCCATGGTGCTTCAACCTGTAATAAATAGTGAtgcaaattataaagtaaatcaatattttaaacgtagttttttcttatacgtataatatttcaaatgagaTATTTGGTATAATTGCAACATAAGTACCAAggcaaaaaaaattgcataaaaaaataaaaatggtttattttagTTCTATTTGTCTATGGCCTTATCTATATCTATGgcttaaactataaaaaaaaaatatttatttcatttatttttacagtttaTTGTGCTCCCGTACATGACATAtgcataaataagtattacatCATATAGTATATACGTCGGAACTCGAAACTTACCTTAACAATTTGACCTCTTACGGGAATTACCCTGGTATCGGGGACTATTTCTCTTGCCCCTAAACCagtacaattaaaaacaacatcgTAATTATCTAGTCTTGGATCCTGTAATGATTTCACGCTTCCCTGAATCCTCGTAACATTCAAATCTCTCAACCGTTGCTCCAGCCGAAACAAAAACGTTGAAGGATTGACGACAAAAGTTGTGAATGTGTTGCCAGTGCTAAAAACGAgtactgttttaaatttaacaattaatcaaACAGCTATTTTTGAATTCAATATCTGCATTTACAGAAGTTGAAATACAGGATTTATTAAAACGCTCTTGATTATTGACTTACACGAATTTAGCTGAATACAACTGGTTGTAATAGTCTACTTGTTGTTTATTAAGTTTTCTGTAGCCATATACTTTTTTTGTCCACTCCGGTTCATCATTTGgtgtatttctataaaatacgAAGACAGGTTGCAACGTGATACCATAGCCACCTTCAGACCACAATTTTTGGAATAATTCGTAAGTTTCAATACCCCATTTgctgtaaattgtaaaatatacatatttaatcgAAAAAAATGGTCTTTGCTCAGTGTACTTTAACCAAATCAGGGCATGTTTATTATCATGTATGATGATACGAGTGCATTATTATTAAGCTGTGATATATTTATGGTTgtgaacaatattttgtttctattgccgaatgttttatttgctataaACTAGACAAAGTAgtgtaaattaaaacagtattattatatgtagatGCATTTGTTATCTTATGTAGATTGAATTGATTACTTCTAGTTCTCGCTCTAAAGTAGCGCACAAACATTGTTTTTGAACGTAgctttacattaataatgtaCAGAATCGCGCATAGTATACCCTAATGGTGTATTTACATTCGTGTTCGTCATTCGCTTCGTTATTCGACGAAACATTCGTATAAAAAGCACTGTTTACACATTCACGAGTAATACAGTAAGTTTTTGTTCTTGCAAGAAACACTTATACGCAAATACGTGAATTTTAAGACGCATAGTGACACTGTAACTGTTTACCAAGTTACATGTATGCTCtaaagtatacatataacttGCTTATcatcgtcgtcgtcgtcgtttCAGCCATGGGACATCCACTGCTGGACAAAGGCCTCCCTCAAGGATTTCCACCTTCACCAGTCACTGGCGGCCTGCATCCAGCGGCTCCCCGCCACTCGGACCAGCTGTCCTCATCTCGATTGCTTGCTTATGTATACACTGAATATGTAAGGACaacattttttctaaaatgCAGCGTCACTCAGCAGCTTCAGCCTTCAAGCGTGAAAGAATTCATCAAAAAATGCAGTTGTGGAGTCGAGCACATGtgagtagcatgctactgcgTTTCCTATGGTGAGTGGATGAGCCGGCCCGTTTTttttcctcactcttcccagtccacgTAACCCTTTCCtcttaaaagtgggcagcgcattcgcagagccaCTCACTCTGCGaatgctcatgggcggtggtgatcgcttaccatcagccgaaCTCCAGCTACGCtgtccgctatgacattaaaaaataagatgtaGGTTTCGGTATCGGAAATTGTCACCTTATTAAATGTGCCGATGTGTTCCCACACAGGTAAGGGTACCACAGACCACCGGATCCATCGCCCGTTGTATTTGGCGAGAACTGTTCTCCTAATATCGTTacctgaaattaaaaaaacaacaattcctttttttaaacttatataatttcgggaataaacataaacatacatgTTATTTGAAGTAGGTAATAATTATACTACGCGACTCTGAGAGAAATGCTCAAccataaattgaaatgataattttaggTCTATTtcagataattaaattaagtatcGATAACTCGAATTAGAAgtataacttattaaattcccacaaaatataaactattccTTATTATCCTAATTCTATAACGCCATCTATCGAAATTTATAGAATTCAGAAGGCAATAGTCGCtgataatacttattaaacatttgatttaGTTTAACCTCGCAAGACTCTGCATACCGaattttttacagtttatATAATGAGATTAATTGTTCTTTTCATGACCTtgaatacgaaaataaaagtatagcTACTTGTCCCAGCTGCTTGTCCCAGCTTCGCCCAGGTAGACACtggataaaaaattacttggtaaaaattttgttaaaatggtAAAGattatttctagaaaaatcatatttaaaatcgattaGAAAGgttttagattaattaaaacaaacaaaataaaatcacagctctcctctttattattaatcgcctcgttaaaactattatttctaACATCTATCCTTTATATGTAAGAGTGTCAAAAAAACTTACATCCACTTCTGGATacctttctttaatttttaatgcacaaatatttccattaatGCCAGCCCCCAATACTATAACTTTCATTTTAGTGATGCACGTCCAATGCAATTGCATCtgataagtataataatttaacaggTCAAgataacttattaattataaacaatatcttaattactatttgtgaccattatttgtttatattggaTGGCCACGGTCGCACGACtaacgatattttaatatttatcatgatgatgtaatgatattttcataataatattttaaaatttataacctccttttttaaactttctaGTTCATacctatctatactaatattataaagctaaagagtttgtttgtttgaacgcgctaaacTCAACAACTGCTGGtcggatttcaaaaattcttgcaatgttagatagctcatttattgaggcaggctatatgtgtaccacACGCAAAGCCGGGGTGAACCACTTGTCTTTACCAATGTTCTACATTATTAAGGTCATCCATCACTATAGTAGGCAggattattttgaaaaataggTAATTGCAGGTGACTTTATAACTTAATTGGTAAATCTGTGCGatagtaaaacataaacattttctaaaaactaATTTGCCGGTTATTTCATCCTACAGAtttgaaaatacaaaagcagcccaataagtaaatttacaataagatgaatatacttagtctggccataaatactgttacacttaattataaaaaaatattacatttgaatttcgaatctgNNNNNNNNNNNNNNNNNNNNNNNNNNNNNNNNNNNNNNNNNNNNNNNNNNNNNNNNNNNNNNNNNNNNNNNNNNNNNNNNNNNNNNNNNNNNNNNNNNNNNNNNNNNNNNNNNNNNNNNNNNNNNNNNNNNNNNNNNNNNNNNNNNNNNNNNNNNNNNNNNNNNNNNNNNNNNNNNNNNNNNNNNNNNNNNNNNNNNNNNNNNNNNNNNNNNNNNNNNNNNNNNNNNNNNNNNNNNNNNNNNNNNNNNNNNNNNNNNNNNNNNNNNNNNNNNNNNNNNNNNNNNNNNNNNNNNNNNNNNNNNNNNNNNNNNNNNNNNNNNNNNNNNNNNNNNNNNNNNNNNNNNNNNNNNNNNNNNNNNNNNNNNNNNNNNNNNNNNNNNNNNNNNNNNNNNNNNNNNNNNNNNNNNNNNNNNNNNNNNNNNNNNNNNNNNNNNNNNNNNNNNNNNNNNNNNNNNNNNNNNNNNNNNNNNNNNNNNNNNNNNNNNNNNNNNNNNNNNNNNNNNNNNNNNNNNNNNNNNNNNNNNNNNNNNNNNNNNNNNNNNNNNNNNNNNNNNNNNNNNNNNNNNNNNNNNNNNNNNNNNNNNNNNNNNNNNNNNNNNNNNNNNNNNNNNNNNNNNNNNNNNNNNNNNNNNNNNNNNNNNNNNNNNNNNNNNNNNNNNNNNNNNNNNNNNNNNNNNNNNNNNNNNNNNNNNNNNNNNNNNNNNNNNNNNNNNNNNNNNNNNNNNNNNNNNNNNNNNNNNNNNNNNNNNNNNNNNNNNNNNNNNNNNNNNNNNNNNNNNNNNNNNNNNNNNNNNNNNNNNNNNNNNNNNNNNNNNNNNNNNNNNNNNNNNNNNNNNNNNNNNNNNNNNNNNNNNNNNNNNNNNNNNNNNNNNNNNNNNNNNNNNNNNNNNNNNNNNNNNNNNNNNNNNNNNNNNNNNNNNNNNNNNNNNNNNNNNNNNNNNNNNNNNNNNNNNNNNNNNNNNNNNNNNNNNNNNNNNNNNNNNNNNNNNNNNNNNNNNNNATCAACCAAAGAAGTTACTTATTTTGCGTACGCTGCCTAAACTACAAAAGATAGaaccataaaatgttataattaattatagatcttataaatatctacaaaaaagtccGCGACAAACTATACCTATCTATGTCGAGTGAGGCACAACaaccacatttttatttaaaaatcttgaatttttttggactacattttaaacgcgtttattttactcatGCTATTAatccttatcaaaataaattatttcatcaataaatacagtttatgttgataatatttggtctttgaatgattaaaattggaCGATTGGTTTTGAAGTTgtggtgaaattaaaatattacgatttcTGCTGCACGGCCCGTTGCGAAGTGGGCGTCACCAATGCGGTGTGCGGCGGGTGCGCGTGCGGGAGAGGGGTGTTTAGATCTATGAGTAAGGTACCCGCGCGGCTCAGACGCGAGGTCGGCTCCCTATATCATCATCAGTATATTTTGTTAGCTGAAGATAATTTAACgtcaaatattgtttatagagAAGCTCCACAATGAGTTAGTTATGTATCCTAAAACAACAGGTTGCACTGCGGGACTGGAGGCAGAAGTGAACACTTTTGCCGGGAGCAAGACTTAGTTAGCGCTTTGCGGGCGGTCCTTTAGTTAGTTCTAATAGAGATATATTTAGTATCGGCTGTGCacccgtgcgaagccggggcgggtcGCTAGTTATACAATAAAgcactttttttaaataatacactcGACGTGAGTGTACTTGAGGCTAGCGCGGGGCGTGCGCGGACGACGGGGGTCAGTGAGTCACTGCGCGGGGACAAGCGCTACCCCGCACCTTCGACACTTCCCCCGCACCTCTTACGTTCCTCCAATCTCGCCTACAAATCGGTCACCGCGCAGGGTCTAGTTGTTTGGCGCGAGCTGTAACCATCCACAGCTCGCCTTTAAAGAAGTATCAC is a genomic window containing:
- the LOC119839707 gene encoding omega-amidase NIT2 isoform X3, with the translated sequence MLHMSYKVNKKGFKIALIQMSVGPDKTKNVAKAVTEIHKAKECGAHIVALPECFNSPYGTKYFDEYAEEVPSGVTCRALSRAAAEAGVCVVGGTVPERCGDKLYNTCTVWDGTGKLLAQHRKMHLFDIDIPNKITFKESEVLSPGNQLTTFEYNGVKIGIGICYDLRFPEMAHLMSKQGCSMLIYPGAFNTTTGPKHWELLARSRATDQQLWVALVSPARDTTAGYVAWGHSLLVDPWGSVLGALDETEGTLVHDVDLTVVEEVRSQIPIRVQRRTDLYDTIQKC
- the LOC119839707 gene encoding omega-amidase NIT2 isoform X2 yields the protein MPRNLPKINKNKTLSSKSFKIALIQMSVGPDKTKNVAKAVTEIHKAKECGAHIVALPECFNSPYGTKYFDEYAEEVPSGVTCRALSRAAAEAGVCVVGGTVPERCGDKLYNTCTVWDGTGKLLAQHRKMHLFDIDIPNKITFKESEVLSPGNQLTTFEYNGVKIGIGICYDLRFPEMAHLMSKQGCSMLIYPGAFNTTTGPKHWELLARSRATDQQLWVALVSPARDTTAGYVAWGHSLLVDPWGSVLGALDETEGTLVHDVDLTVVEEVRSQIPIRVQRRTDLYDTIQKC
- the LOC119839707 gene encoding omega-amidase NIT2 isoform X4, which encodes MLKRGFKIALIQMSVGPDKTKNVAKAVTEIHKAKECGAHIVALPECFNSPYGTKYFDEYAEEVPSGVTCRALSRAAAEAGVCVVGGTVPERCGDKLYNTCTVWDGTGKLLAQHRKMHLFDIDIPNKITFKESEVLSPGNQLTTFEYNGVKIGIGICYDLRFPEMAHLMSKQGCSMLIYPGAFNTTTGPKHWELLARSRATDQQLWVALVSPARDTTAGYVAWGHSLLVDPWGSVLGALDETEGTLVHDVDLTVVEEVRSQIPIRVQRRTDLYDTIQKC
- the LOC119839707 gene encoding omega-amidase NIT2 isoform X1 is translated as MSETATDAVHPRFVKKPIFYSKGFKIALIQMSVGPDKTKNVAKAVTEIHKAKECGAHIVALPECFNSPYGTKYFDEYAEEVPSGVTCRALSRAAAEAGVCVVGGTVPERCGDKLYNTCTVWDGTGKLLAQHRKMHLFDIDIPNKITFKESEVLSPGNQLTTFEYNGVKIGIGICYDLRFPEMAHLMSKQGCSMLIYPGAFNTTTGPKHWELLARSRATDQQLWVALVSPARDTTAGYVAWGHSLLVDPWGSVLGALDETEGTLVHDVDLTVVEEVRSQIPIRVQRRTDLYDTIQKC
- the LOC119839706 gene encoding D-amino-acid oxidase; protein product: MQLHWTCITKMKVIVLGAGINGNICALKIKERYPEVDVTILGEQFSPNTTGDGSGGLWYPYLCGNTSAHLISKWGIETYELFQKLWSEGGYGITLQPVFVFYRNTPNDEPEWTKKVYGYRKLNKQQVDYYNQLYSAKFVTGNTFTTFVVNPSTFLFRLEQRLRDLNVTRIQGSVKSLQDPRLDNYDVVFNCTGLGAREIVPDTRVIPVRGQIVKVEAPWNFQTIMDKDSGHYIIPNDSFCVLGGTGQKGNFNTNVNQDDTDFILGGCQTVLPSLQNAKILKYFVGLRPGRDEIRLEAEEINGKLYIHNYGHGGSGFTLFWGCGNDVLHLFEKHSKDMMNKSKL